Genomic segment of Pseudomonas sp. CCI4.2:
AACATTTTCTGCGCGATATTTCACCAAGAGTTTTTGAACGATGGGAAATTTATATTCTTAGACGCTATCGATAATTCGATGGTTGGCTGGGTGTCATTTTGTATGATCATTCTTCATGCTGAAGCTGTAGCTTACCCGTGGAGAAGAAGAATATTACTTTGGAAAGTCGTTTAAATCAGCAATGAAAATCTTCATCTTTTGAGGTTTTATGAGAATTGCAGATAACTTTATCAGTTTTTTGATTTTTTTGGGAAGGGCCGGAGTGATTATTTGTTGCTCTGTATTTTATACTGTTATTATCGGGAATATATTATTGAGTATCGTAACATTAACACCCATTCAATCGCGATATGTCATGGGCATATTCTTTGTATTCCTTTTGATCACCGGGACTTATGCTATGCGTGCTTATTTGAAAAAACCGGGCCGGATTTTTTTTTAACCCAACGTGAACAAAACCTGCCGGGAAATGAAAGTTGCTTATTGAAAAAATAGGCGCTGAGTTTTGCCTGACATTCAGCTATGAATGGCCTTCGCAGACAAGCCTGCCCTACGATGTTTTCGTTCCGAAATTCGTGTCGTACGAAAACCTCGCGTTAGTGGAGGAAAATATGATGATCAGATATTTGACTGCCCCGGACTGACGCGGGCCAAGTCACCCTGATATTTTTTGAAGGAGCTTCAATGTCTAATAACCCGTATGTGGACTACATCCCAAAAGTTGCACACCCGTCCTGACTTTTGAGGTTTTTTCATGAGTAAATACTCAGAGCAGTTCAAGCTCTCTGTATTGCAGCGGATGTGGGATCAGGAGCTCTCCCGTCGACAAACCACTGCGCTGCTTAATCTGCGCGCTGTCGGCGCCAATTACCCAGGAAATGTTTTCGTCTTGCGATGCCATTTAGGTCGCCAGCGCTAACAGTCTAATACTACATTTGAGTGTAGGGTGTCGCAATGAAAAAAAAAGCTACATTTAACCAAAAGGCTTTTGCTTTTTTTCAAATCTTATTGTTGATTCCCGCTGCCGCTGGGTTTTATACCGCTGTCAGCTTTTTATTACTTATGCAATTTATATCACTAGAGCCTATTTTTTGGCGCTGCATCGTAATTATATTTTTTACATGTCTTAATATAATTGGATTTTACTGGTCCTTTAAATACTTTAAGAAAAACGGTAATTTCGACTTATAAAGTTTAGAAAAAATACGTAACGCCTGAATCTCCATCGCGGAAAATGACGCCAAACCTCAAGAGAAAATTGCTATTCGCTATCGCGATATCACCTGAACCTATCACCTCGCTAACACCAGCGCATGGAGCTCTTGGAATGACTTGCTGCAGAGGTTGATAGGGTTGGCGGTTATCGGGTTAGTGCTGAGCTTTTTCATGGGTTTCTGGTTCAGTTTGCTTTGGGTCGAGTTCTCTCACGGTATAAAAATCTACTTATGGATCGGAGCGCAGCGTGCAATCAACTATTTTGAGAATGATCCTCTAGGCAAGGGTAATGCTAGATTTACGCTGCTGAATTTCGTGTGGATGCTGGTTGGGCTTAACATGCGGTATTCCATGCCCAACGCCCTCGTTTTCATGGAAATATTGCACGGTGGAGTTGTCCAGGCTGGGCCCACAGGATGTGTAATTCACCCACATATCCACCGCCCGCCCCTTCGCAGGCAAGCCAGCTCCCACAAAATTTGACCAGCTGCCCATAAAAAAACCCGAACACAAAGTCCGGGTTTTTTCTTCACACCACCAAAACCACTAGTGCAAGATCTGGCTCAAGAACAACTTGGTCCGGTCGCTCTGTGGGTTATCAAAGAACGCATTAGGCTCGGCTTCTTCAACAATCTCGCCTTTGTCCATGAAGATCACTCGGTTTGCCACGGTACGGGCGAAGCCCATTTCGTGGGTTACGCAGAGCATGGTCATGCCGTCTTCTGCCAGGCTGACCATGGTGTCGAGCACTTCCTTAACCATTTCTGGATCGAGGGCCGAGGTTGGCTCGTCGAACAGCATGATTTTTGGCTTCATGCACAGTGCACGGGCAATCGCCACGCGCTGTTGTTGACCACCGGACAGTTGACCCGGAAATTTATGCGCCTGCTCTGGAATGCGTACACGCTCCAGATAGTGCATTGCAATTTCTTCGGCCTGTTTTTTCGGCATCTTGCGCACCCACATCGGGGCCAAGGTGCAGTTTTGCAGGATGGTCAGGTGCGGGAACAGGTTGAAGTGCTGGAACACCATGCCCACTTCCCGACGGATCGTTTCGATCTGCTTGAGGTCGTTGGTCAACTCGGTGCCATCAACCACGATGCGACCCTGCTGATGCTCTTCCAGACGGTTGAGGCAGCGGATGGTGGTCGACTTGCCTGAACCCGACGGGCCGCACAAAACGATGCGCTCGCCCTGACGGACGTTCAGGTTGATGTCTTTGAGTACGTGGAACTGGCCGTACCACTTGTGTACGCCTTCCATCTGGATCATGCCTTCGGCGCCCAGAGGCAGTTTGCTCACTTCAGTCATCACAAAACTCCTAACGCTTGTGGCCTGTGTCCAACTTACGCTCCAAATGCATGGAGTAGCGGGACATGCCGAAACAGAAGATCCAGAACACCAGCGCAGCGAAGACATAGCCTTCGGTGGCCATACCGAGCCATTTTGGGTCGGCGGCTGCTTGTTTAACGCTGTTGAGCAGGTCGAACAAGCCGATGATGATCACCAGGCTGGTGTCTTTGAACAGGGCAATGATCGTGTTGACGATGCCCGGAATCACCATTTTCAACGCTTGCGGCAGAATCACCAGGCCCATGCTGCGCCAGTAACCCAAGCCCATCGCAGCGGCCGCTTCGTACTGACCTTTAGGGATGGCTTGCAAGCCACCCCGTACCACTTCAGCCACGTAGGCCGACTGGAACAAAATCACCCCGATCAGTGCGCGCAGCAGTTTGTCGAAGCTCATGCCTTCTGGCAGGAACAACGGCAGCATCACTGACGACATGAACAATACGGTGATCAATGGAACGCCGCGCCAAAACTCGATGAACGTCACGCAGACCACGCGAATCGCCGGCATGTTAGAACGTCGACCCAAGGCCAACACCACACCTAAAGGCAATGCGCCGGCGATACCGACAGTGGCAATCACCAGGGTCAACATCAACCCGCCCCACTGGCTGGTCGCCACTTCGGTCAAGCCGAAAATGCCGCCATGCAGAAGGAAGTAAGCCACG
This window contains:
- a CDS encoding amino acid ABC transporter ATP-binding protein, translating into MTEVSKLPLGAEGMIQMEGVHKWYGQFHVLKDINLNVRQGERIVLCGPSGSGKSTTIRCLNRLEEHQQGRIVVDGTELTNDLKQIETIRREVGMVFQHFNLFPHLTILQNCTLAPMWVRKMPKKQAEEIAMHYLERVRIPEQAHKFPGQLSGGQQQRVAIARALCMKPKIMLFDEPTSALDPEMVKEVLDTMVSLAEDGMTMLCVTHEMGFARTVANRVIFMDKGEIVEEAEPNAFFDNPQSDRTKLFLSQILH
- a CDS encoding amino acid ABC transporter permease, which gives rise to MTTHSFKPDMTPPKMSVGAVAWMRANLFSGWLNTLLTLFAFYLIWLIVPPLLHWAIFDANWVGTTRQDCTKSGACWVFIEQRFGQFMYGYFPAELRWRVNLTVILAIVGVAPLFMKFLTRKAVYGFSFLVIYPFVAYFLLHGGIFGLTEVATSQWGGLMLTLVIATVGIAGALPLGVVLALGRRSNMPAIRVVCVTFIEFWRGVPLITVLFMSSVMLPLFLPEGMSFDKLLRALIGVILFQSAYVAEVVRGGLQAIPKGQYEAAAAMGLGYWRSMGLVILPQALKMVIPGIVNTIIALFKDTSLVIIIGLFDLLNSVKQAAADPKWLGMATEGYVFAALVFWIFCFGMSRYSMHLERKLDTGHKR